In Solanum stenotomum isolate F172 unplaced genomic scaffold, ASM1918654v1 scaffold29908, whole genome shotgun sequence, the genomic stretch GATCCAAAACTTCCAATGAAGTCAATCTAGAAAAACTACTTGGTATAGGTCCTTGAAAAAGATTGCGACTCAGATTCAAAGCAATCTGTAAACTCAAAGGCATATCAGGAATATGCCCACTGAGTTGGTTCCCTCCAAGTTGGAGTTCTAACAGCACATTTAAGTTACTAATGTCAACCGGAATTTGACCACTTAGATTATTCCCCTGCAAATTCAAGTTTGTGAGACTTCTCAAACTTGATAACGAACTTGGAATGGAACCAGTCAACGAATTCGAGCTGAAATTGAGCCTCTGCAATCTGTTCAACTGTGAAATGTTACTTGGAATTTCTCCAACTAGGTTATTGGACTGAAGACTCAGTACCTGAAGATTAGAAATATCACCCAACTCAACAGGAATAACACCACTCAGCTTATTCTGGGCTAAGTTCAAAAGGGCCAGCTTTTGGCACTTTCCCAATTCAGAAGGAATTGGTCCAGTTAACTGGTTGTTGTCCAGTTCCAAGTAGGTCAAACTTTGAAGGCTTTCAAAAGAAGCAGATGGAAATGACCCATTCAAAGCATTTTGCCCCAATCTCAACCTGATCAAATTTATCGACATGTTTGAAGGAACAGGTCCCTCTAACTTATTGGAAGTGAGATCAACAAACTGCAAATTCATTGGGAATAAGAGGTCCTGAGGAATTGTACCATTTAATGTGTTAAAACTGAGGTCCAAATTCCTCAGGTATGTGGTTATACCGAAGGGTATATTTCCAATAAAATAATTCTGATTCGCAGCAAAACGCGTCAGCGTTGTGATATTCCTAAGGGATTGTGGGATTGTGCCATTCAATCTATTGGATGACAAAATCAAGACTTGCAATTTGGAAAGTTCACCTAATCTATCAGGAATTACACCAGATATGTTGTTTAGAGAAAGGTCAATCAAAGTTAAGTTGCCAAAGTTCACAATTTGAGTGGGGAATTCACCTTCAAAAGAATTTGCAGAAAGATGAAGCTCCTCCAGAAGATTAAATTTTCCAAGACTGGTAGGAACTGAACCATTAAACATGTTAAAGCTAAGGTTCAAACTCTTGAGTGAGTCTAATCCATCCAACTGCAAGTCAACTTTCCCATTCATGTTATTGTAAGAAAAGTCCAAAGACTCCAACTTTCCAAAACCAGTGAAAGTAGGCAAAAAACCCTCCAATTTATTCCCACTAAAGTTCAACAATTTCAACCCACTAATTCCCCCACAAACAGTGATGAACTCATTTGGGATAGAGCTCAAAAAGTTTTGGGAAACATCAATAGACTCCAAAGTAtcaatttgacaaataaaaggCAAGAATTCAGAGCTAGAAATAGAGAACAATGAAAAGGTGACTTTGGTAAGGGAAGAATTATTAGAATTGCAAGAAACCCCTTTCCAAGAACATGGGGTTGAAGCTTTATCAGTTCCATTCCATACAAAAGAAGCACCAGTATCATTCTGAAACAGATCATAGACACTTCTCATGACATTAATTTGATTTGGGGGCAATTGAGAAAACACAATTTGAAGAGAAAAAGACAagaatatagtaataactatatGGGGAGCATACCttaagttcattttttttttgtttttggcttTGACAGTCAGAAAGCTGAAAACTTCAAGAAAATGATAATGGGTTTCAAGAAAATCTATGTACAAGATTTGCATATACTCTCTGAGCTCAGGTGAAATAAGGGGAGGGAACAAAGGAACAAATGTTTTGTGTTTCATATGCATAGAGAAAAGAAtggagaaaaaaaggaaattttgtTGGG encodes the following:
- the LOC125851768 gene encoding probable LRR receptor-like serine/threonine-protein kinase IRK, translated to MHMKHKTFVPLFPPLISPELREYMQILYIDFLETHYHFLEVFSFLTVKAKNKKKMNLRYAPHIVITIFLSFSLQIVFSQLPPNQINVMRSVYDLFQNDTGASFVWNGTDKASTPCSWKGVSCNSNNSSLTKVTFSLFSISSSEFLPFICQIDTLESIDVSQNFLSSIPNEFITVCGGISGLKLLNFSGNKLEGFLPTFTGFGKLESLDFSYNNMNGKVDLQLDGLDSLKSLNLSFNMFNGSVPTSLGKFNLLEELHLSANSFEGEFPTQIVNFGNLTLIDLSLNNISGVIPDRLGELSKLQVLILSSNRLNGTIPQSLRNITTLTRFAANQNYFIGNIPFGITTYLRNLDLSFNTLNGTIPQDLLFPMNLQFVDLTSNKLEGPVPSNMSINLIRLRLGQNALNGSFPSASFESLQSLTYLELDNNQLTGPIPSELGKCQKLALLNLAQNKLSGVIPVELGDISNLQVLSLQSNNLVGEIPSNISQLNRLQRLNFSSNSLTGSIPSSLSSLRSLTNLNLQGNNLSGQIPVDISNLNVLLELQLGGNQLSGHIPDMPLSLQIALNLSRNLFQGPIPSSFSRLTSLEVL